The segment CTTTTGTGGTCAGTAAAGCTCCCACACACCAGACCATATGCTGCGGAATGTGTAGGGGCTGCCGTCCACTTGCCTGTTTTGCTCTTTGCCTCTTTTCCACACTTTTTCCTGGTGATTCATTCCAGTGTGTGGACCAGTCTAAAGGTGGGGATGTTGCACATTGGTCCTTAAGTTGCACATTTGGCTTTTCTAGAGGCTGCTTACCCATGACAGTTGCATAGACCATTTGTATCCTTATGACCCTGGCTTCACTGATCTAGTTAACTTAGTGACTGAGATTGTGACACAAGGTTGGAACTTTTGCCTAAAGAAGTCCTGGGACAGGTTGGTAGGGACTTTGACTCTGTTTTCAACTGGCTTTGATGTATGTTTTGTTAAACAAAATGCAATGTTCCCCCGCAGATCCTCAGACCAAGGAAAGGACTAGTTATTTTGTAAACTTGAAATTCTTCTCTAAGACATCGGGAAAGGAAGTGCCACTGAATGTCACCAGTTAAGAAAGAAGCAAGTCATTTTCCTTTTACCACAAGAGGGCAGGCTTGGCTCGGCTTGCACACCTTCCCCAGCAcctgtgacttcatttcttaggGAGGCTTTCCTCAGGGAAGGAACTCGGCTGCTTTGGGAGCCAGTTGGTAGTTTGAGGACTGATAAGGGCAGCTGGGTCAGCGGTCATGTCCATCTAGGATCGTGACTAATTCTTGTCTAATGGATAACATCTGAAACAATTCCCAAAGGATAGCTCTCTCCCAAATGTGACATATGGAAACAAAATTTTGCCTAGAAGGTGAACAAATGGTCAGCACCACAGGCATGGGTAGGTGGGTGGGGAATGAAGAAGGCATTAGGCCAGACCTCAAAGTAAAGGAGGTCTAAAATTTAGATTGTTGCAATGATCTCCAAATAAGGTTACTTTGTGTTTGTGGAGATTAAAGGTGTTAATTtattcaatgtaagcatttacaatattctgtatttttaacttttggaaatgtattttttaatatatggagagatttttaaaaatgaaagtaaccCTGGTCTCTTATGACTCCTGAAAGGAAGCATCAGGTAGTaattattctgattttttaaaaagcttgtcAGACATTCATTCAGAGTATGTATTGTAATGTGCTAAGCTCTAGATTCCATGTTCCATTCCAAATTAAGCAAGTGAAACTCTTTCTCTACCAGATGGCTTTAGTAGTACTAAAATAATACTTTACACTTTTACAGTGTGCTTTCAGAGTTTTGAAAGCCTTTTCCTAAGGCTGTGATCTTTGCAACACTATCTTTGGAGGTGAGATGAGTATCCTTATCTCTGCTTGACAGCAATGGTATGCATTTTAATTGGGGATGATTTTTATATGGTATAAATGTTTTAAAGGGGTTGGAAGTGGTTGCAACAATTTCAGCAGAAGCCTAGCAGAGATGGGTCAATAATATAAAAGTGTTTAAACCAAATATACCTCAGTATTTTAGGGGCAGTAGGAGCATCAAGGAGTCTCTTAGGGGAGCTAACACCCCGTGTTCTTCATCAGCATCCCCTGCTGTTTTTGATAGGAATAAAGTTTGCCAAGTCCTTTGTAAAGTGCCAGCTAAATGCAGCTTCCAACCCCAAATTTCTGTGGAGATACCATGGACCTGATGTGATTCTATTCTCTCTTTGGCTGCTAATCTTGACTTTCCTGAGGTAAGTCTTCATCTTCAAAAGGAGGGGTTTGATTCTGATCTTTGAGGTGACCCCACTGTCTGTGAGACTCAAGTGTAACTCATCATAATAAATATTCCTCTCTGATCCAGGCATCGTTAGGTTTGATAGAGGCCAAAAGGTTCTCACCctcttttagaaagaaaaataaataaaccacagaggtcattttaaaaaaaagagttcacaTCATTGGTTTGGGCTTTGCCAATTACATGTGctatttctttttaatggaaGAGTGGCTCTGAAGTTTTGAGAGctgatattttataaatttgagATAGTATTAAATATGCAGTCTTAATTACTGTATTTCACATGAGTCACTTGATCCTTGTAGATAGCTAGTAAAGAAAGGAGTCCTTTCCTCCAATCCTgtcagaaattctgtaccaagaTAAAAACAATGTACAAGAAGTCAGGATGAGCTGGAGCATGTAAGAAATAGTGTGATTGACACCCTGTAAGCATCAGAAGTCAGTAAGCACTTCTTCCTTGGGAAACCTCCCTGTAGGTGAGTAGCTCCAACTGCAGCAATTAGTGCTCCAGAAAAAAATGCGTTCTATTTTTCAGATTTGACTTAgagcccccttccccttccccttccccttccccttccccttccccttccccttccccttccctttccccttccctttccttcccttcccttccccccttctcTCCACCACCCTGCTttctttgctgtctgtgtccatttgttgtgtgaccatctgtgtctttttctctttttctcttctcttctcattttctcctctaggattcacagggcttcgatcctgggaacctccaatgtggagagaggttccttgtcattTGCGCCACCTCatccccttgactctccccttcgactctctttttgttacattatcatcttgctgtgtggttCACAGTGGGAGTgtttggctcaccatgtgggcactggctcaccacatggcacgccttttaccaggaggcccccggGTTCGacttgggtcctcccatgtggtagatggaagcacaatcacttgagccactttcaCTTCTGCCATCATCTTTTAACATGATCTTTTTCACAATTTCAATTGAGTccacaaatatctttttttttttaaaagatctatttatttatttatttatttctctcccttcctccccccaccccagttgtctgttctctgtgtctatttgcggcatcttcttctttgtccgcttctgttgttgtcagcggcaccgggaatctgtgtttctttttgttgagtcatcttgttgtgtcagctctctgtgtgtgcggcgccattcctgggcaggctgcactttctttcgcgctgggcagctctccttacggggtgtactccttgtgtatgggcctcccctacatggggaacacccctgcctggcacagcactccctgcgcgcatcagcactgcacgtgggccagctccacacgggtcaaggaggcccagggtttgaactgtggacctcccacgtggtagacagacgccctaatcactgggccaagtctgcttccccacagatATCTTTTGAAGATTCATGGGCAGAGCATAATGCTTGGTACAGTATGAGAAAGGCATAGAACATACACATCCAATGACCTAAACATTTAGTAAGCTATCAAATATATTTTGTGGAAATAAAAGCTGTTTAAAGAAGCACATCAATTGAGTCAATACTAGAtagaaattgattttattttgtcaCCCTACATTTTTTACCTACTTTTTCAACAACCTCCATGATGTGGAGAGGATGACTGACAGATTTTAATGGATCCATTTCCCTGCAATGATAGCATTTGTATATGGTACACAAACTTCTCTCCTGGTGCTCTGCCTGTGCAGGGAAGGCTGAGAAGCTCGTTCAGTTCTTCAGCATCCTGCAAGGTAGGAGGTGAGAACCTGGAAAAAGGTTGAAGCCATGCCTTCTAGGTCTTGCTGCACAGAGGGCTTTATGTAATTAGCTCCTGGAGATTATCCTAACAGGCTTAGGGATAGAGGATGGAAGCCCAAAGAATGTAAAGAATGGTTTGGTTGGTGGTGGGGCTCATGGAGACAGTCCTGACAGCAAACCTAAGAACTAAGCCCAAGTTAAGCAAACCTCTAGCCACCCACCTGAAAAATCTGTAAGACATCAAAAGCATCCAAGCATGGAAACTGTAACCATAAGAAAAGGATGGCCTGTGCTGAAAGGCAATTTGTGGGTTGACCTAATTTCCTTTGAGGACAAattagaataatttaaaagcgGAATTCCTTTGTAATCCTCAAAAAATGAGTTCCCTAGTCCCTCTTCGCTACATGACTGAGCCCCACACAGCTCAAAGGCAGGTCCATCtttacaagaaaaagaagaaattcctgGGTTACCActtttagaagtggagtggaaaCAGTATATAGAGGATGTAGCCTAGAAAGGACAGGTTGTCTaactggaagaaaacaaagagtaGGGAGGCCAGAGGCCTGAATTGCACCTGTATTTTTTATTACCATCTAGATATCAGCATTAGAAaaatccttcctctttccttttttgaatTGACTGTCAAGACGCTCACAGTTCCTTCTGAACCATTTTCTCATCAGGCAAAGCAGAATATGATATTCCAGGCTCCTggggtttaagaaaaaaaagcactACTCTATGTCCAGAGACTACTGTCTCAGGACTGTGGGGAATTGGCATCTAAGGAATATCTGTGTATTCTACCAGTGGTGCCCACATACCAACTGAGAAGTTCTGATTCATGACTTGGCctatgtgtgtgtgaatatgtatatatttatgtatcctacacattataaattattatgttaTGAACCCTATGATATGTTTCTAGGCCTATGTATCTTTGTTGTAAGTATTATTTCCTAATAAAGTATGactgtatttctttttacataatattgattttaattacaaactccctcagttatttttatgtaaggtgtggagtacaaatttaaaatatgtatcgtattttgtgtatttaccaAGTGCCAGGCACGATGACTTCACTTTTGTAAACTCAGCGATAAGAATAATACCTACTTCTTGGCAGGGTGGGGATCCCAGCTCTCCTGAGGAGTAAATAAAATCACTTCAGGTACAGCTCGTAGCTAGCGCCTCGCACCTAATAGGCAGACATTACCTGCTGGCTTTGCtatattattttttcccatttaatacTCACGACAGTCTCATGAAATGTCTTCTACTACTACTCCCATTTGGAGGGACAAGAAAACCAGAGCTTGGAAGGAGTGAAGCGCTGGCCACAACCACAAGAAAGAAGAGGCAAAGCTGAGACTGAGAGTGGTCGCTGGCTCCAAAGTTTTGTCCCAAGCCTGTATTCTCTAAGCGCCGTGTGCGTCCCCTGTCAGCCACGCGGTCAAACGCGCGGCTCGTTTATGCTGATCCGGGCGTCTCCAGTACCGACCTCCGTGTGCTCAGCGTCGCCCAGTTCGGGGGCGTAAAAGAGAGAGGATGCGGGCGGCCCCACAGCCGGTTCTCTGGGTCGGGGTAGGTTTTGGGGAAGGGGCTGGAGGGCACGGGGCAGGGTGGCGCCGCGAAGCCTGCCACGGGAAGGTCAGGGTAGCGCGACATCATCTGCTCCTTCACCAGCGTCCTGGGAAACTTCAGGACCGCCCGCATCATTCTCTGGAGAAACAAAGTGAGCGGTTTACTGATTTCATTGCTTGCACCCCAGCCTGAAATGCAGTGGCTTTTTACCCAGACCAGCACCGGCTCTGTGCGTTAaatctaattaatttttttaaattttatttattattattttttaaatttaaaaggaagCTCTGCAGCCGGGACCGCTTTCCAGGTCCGCTGTGCCCCGGGATTCCCGCAGCTGCTCGTGTGCGCCCCGGGGGCGCCGCGGAGGGTCGACTCTCAGGCTTGGGCTGCGGGACCCACCCAGCAAGTCTGAGCGCCGCGGATTCTCGAGTTTGCGGCGACCAGGGCGGGAAAGGCCGTCTCGGAGACGCTGAGACCGACCGGCCGCTGGTCCTGTTCCATTTCCTGCGCTGATTGCCCCACGGGCGCTCGGGGAACCCGGATCCTTCTGCGGAAGGCGAGTTTCGCCGCTAGTCGCCGCTTGGAGCTACAGTTAAGGCTGCGTAGAGCAGAAAAGATCCGAAATACAGAAGATACATCGCTtttgaaagttttttctttttttcaaaacgCAGTCATGTTTGCGTCTTTATGAAAACACACGTGCAGTTGCGCGCGTTTAAAAGTACAAGTAATTCTTTATTGGTTACCAACGGGGACTTTCCGGTGCTGTTGGAAATAGTCTCTCTTGCTTGGGTTGGTGATGACACAGGCGAATTGAGTTGTCAAAACTGAGGGCAACTCTACACTGAAGATCTGTGCATTGTATGCAAATTGTAAGTCAGTTGAAAAGGACAGAAAATGTGAACTGCACGGATATGAAAAGTTAGCGTGCATATGTAAAAGACCATTCAGGCAGCTTTAAGGGGTGTGTGTTTATAGCCCTGATCATTTGCGGGGTTACCTCCTCATCCAGCTCTGCGCAGccaggaaagggggagaaaaCGCAGCTGACATCACTCGGGGCGGGGCCGCGCGTCCCAAGAAAAGCCGGCGGGACACGCGGGCAGCAGCAGCCTGGCCCGGCCCCACCATGAGCCACTGGAACAGCTCCGACGCCCAGGTCCTCTGCGGCTCGGGCCAGCTGTTCCTGCAGCCCCTCTGGGACCGCTTGAGAAGCCGGGGGGCCTTCCTGCAGTCTCCGTTCTTCCCGGTCATCTTTTCCATCATCACCTACGTGGGCTTCTGCCTGCCGTTCGTGCTGCTGGACGCCGTGTGCCCCTGGGTGCCCGCGCTGCGGCGCTACAAGATCCACCCCGACTTCTCGCCGTCGGTGCGGCAGCTGCTGCCTTGCCTGGGGCAGACGCTCTACCAGCACGCGGTGTTCGTGCTGCCCGCGACGCTGCTGCACTGGGCCCGCAGCCCCGCCAACCTGCCCGCCGACGCCCCCGCGGTGCTGGAGCTGACGCGCCACGTCGTGGTCTGCCTGCTGCTCTTTGACGCCGAGTTCTTCGTGTGGCACCTGCTGCACCACAAGGTGCCCTGGCTGTACCGCACCTTCCACAAGATGCATCACCAGAACATGTCCTCTTTCGCGCTGGCCACGCAGTACATGAGCGTGTGGGAGCTGTTTTCCCTGGGCTTGTTCGACATGGTGAACGTGGTGCTGCTCGGGTGCCACCCGCTCACCGTCCTGGTGTTCCACGTGGTCAACATCTGGCTGTCCGTGGAGGACCACTCGGGCTACGACTTCCCCTGGTCCACGCACAGACTGGTGCCTTTCGGGTGGTACGGGGGCGTAGCGCACCACGACCTGCATCACTCTCGCTTTAACTGCAACTTCGCACCTTACTTCACACACTGGGACAAAATGCTGGGGACGCTGCAGTCTGCTTACGCCAAGTAGCTGCGTGCCTGGCAGGGGTGGTGCCCTCTCAGACCCGGGATGGCTGTGCGTTTCACTCTTGCATCAGGAGAAGAACACTAAGCTGTCTTTTTATGCATCAAAAAAGAACATGAACTTCTTAACTGATGGAAACCGTTGTAGATAAAATCTGATCTATTTTTGCTACCTGGCAAGTAATTTATACCATGTTTGTATATCAAAGCAGTTGTATTCTAGGTGTTGAATTCTAGCTCATTTCAATAgcttttattcctagatatgaGTTAGATAATCGTTACTGGCATATTTACATCATCTCTAAAATGATTTGTTTGTAGAAAAAGGAATGTCCTACATTTGAAAGTGTCCTAGAATCAGACTGAGAGAATAGATTTTAACAGAGGATCTGGCCTCTGACTTTATTAACTGTGAAATATGTTCCTGCTGGACAGTGACCAAGATTATagtaattttttctatttttttcatagaaatgtatatttatatgaaaGAAATGTTATTTGTGCTTTAACAAAACATGAACAAAACAAGTTCTGACTCCTGTTTCACCGACGTTTTGACTGataaaaagtaaagaaggaagagggagatgGAGTGGGGTGTCCTTTAGAGCCTAGAGCAGCTGTCTATGGGGGTTGGCGTCGTATGGGTGGTTGTAGGCCTGGGTTGTCTGTTTTGGTCTAAAGATTGCACAGAGGGAGAAACAGCAAGTATTTGTATTTCCTATTGTTCTGAATGCTTTTCACTGATTTCTGCCTGGGGCAAGTTATAGACTTGATCTGGAAAGTTTTCCAAAGAGACTAACACTGAGCAGCCATCTAATTGTTTTGTCTGGGTGGAAGGAgcatgctggggggtggggggtgaggtgaAGAGAATTAGAAAAAGCACCTTGCTTTGCAAAACAGATAAGTCAAATGTGTGCGTTAGAGTGGTAAGCCTCTTTTCTTGAAGCCAGCATCCTTGGGTAATGCAAACAATCACTGATTTCAGTGGGTCTGCAATCCAAGGATTTTGTATTTTCAACTTTCTTAATTAAGACATCATTCAAAATGCATATCTCTCTTTTAAAGAAAGGAGAGATAATGATGTAGTGAAATCTGGCCCCAGATCCCCgattcctcatctgttaaagatGGTTCCAAGATGTTCTCGTGGATTACTCTTGACTGTAAATGTCTTTATAATAGAGCACACATGCGTCACACAGCACACAGTACATCTGGCTGGTGCCTAATTGTTTTCACTTCAACATTTGAATGTAGCTTATTTTGTGGAAAGTTGGAAATTAAGACAGAAAAGTGTAAATAAGGCTGGTTTGTAGCTCAGCCAATTCCTTATGATCCAAACTATCTTTTTTAAGGTGAAGAAGTCCATGTAAAATCCTGGTCTCCACAATCTGCCATTGAGTCTCCTTAGAAATATGTTTAGTCCCTACAGGTGGTTGTTGGAAGTCAGCCAGGCTGCCCAGCTGCTCCCCTGATTCCTCACACCCCCCTGGATGTGCTCCCCTGGCTTCTGTGCTTGAGGTCACCTCCTCATCTGTTAGCACAGGACCATGCTGGTAGCTAAAGATTTCATGCATTGATGGTGTGAGAGTGAAATCCACAGACACAGGAAGTGAGCTCTGAGGGGTCGGTGCTATATTGGGGGCAGTATGTCAATATGAGCAGCCTGCCCCCTGCAGGACCAAGAGGTGCGGAATATACGGAAAGTGCAGCTATTAGTAATTTTGAGCAGCTCCAGGAACCTTGAAGCTGCCCTTTTAAGCTTGGATAATGAGGGTTTTTCACAGCTTACCTTCAGAGACTTTTTCAAAAGTGTGTCATGCTGCCTCACTGTAAAAGGGAGTTTTGGATTTGGGGCAAATTGACCACATGGACAGTATTTGTTTCTCAAAATCACTTCTTATCAGTTTGTAATGCTTTGGGAGGATGggagtgagagaaaggagaggatggaCAATTTTTCACATATTTGAAACCTAACAATAACAATCAgagcaacaaaataataataatgaggaaGTTAAGTGAATTGTTCCATATTATAAAATACTGGGTGTTGGAGCCAGTTCCTGAATTTAGTTCTCATGGTGTCCTTTACGCCTCTCTTATGATCATCACAGCAGCGAGAAAGATGCATTCCCTGCAACACTTGTTCCCTCCTAAGCCACTGAACCTCAAACACAGCAACCCCGTGGCCCAACTGCTCTGACGTGGCTGTCCCTGGATTCACAGCCTCTGCCTGTGCAGTGGAGAAAGCCAGGAAAGCAAGGCCTCGGCCAGTCGAGGCAGGAGCTGGCCAAGCAGGGAGGCAGGTCT is part of the Dasypus novemcinctus isolate mDasNov1 chromosome 6, mDasNov1.1.hap2, whole genome shotgun sequence genome and harbors:
- the LOC101415306 gene encoding cholesterol 25-hydroxylase-like codes for the protein MSHWNSSDAQVLCGSGQLFLQPLWDRLRSRGAFLQSPFFPVIFSIITYVGFCLPFVLLDAVCPWVPALRRYKIHPDFSPSVRQLLPCLGQTLYQHAVFVLPATLLHWARSPANLPADAPAVLELTRHVVVCLLLFDAEFFVWHLLHHKVPWLYRTFHKMHHQNMSSFALATQYMSVWELFSLGLFDMVNVVLLGCHPLTVLVFHVVNIWLSVEDHSGYDFPWSTHRLVPFGWYGGVAHHDLHHSRFNCNFAPYFTHWDKMLGTLQSAYAK